In Setaria italica strain Yugu1 chromosome IX, Setaria_italica_v2.0, whole genome shotgun sequence, the genomic stretch CATGATACATTAGGTAGACTGTACCATCAACTTACATCGAAATGAAATGTATCTCTGCATCTATCCAGATACTTGTAAAACCTCTAAGGTGGTAGGGAAGGGTGATACTCCATGCATTGACTTCCTCTTATTAACAGAGGCAGACCAATGAGTTGACCTTTTCAGTGAGCAAATATATAGGTTTCCATTATTCCAAAATTGTTTTTTAGCCTATATTGGAGGCCATCAGTACTGGTGCCCTCCCACCTTGATCTGGATGTGATGCCTAGCTATCTCCTACCTAAGACTGTCCACCAATGCCATTGTTGCAGACAGATTAAGAAAGTGAGGTACCTAGCTGCCCTACACCAACTAGCATGAATATACTTCCCAAATTCCTTGCTATCTTTTCAAAGTAGGATAGTACTATATATAAAAAAGCCCACTTGGTAGATCAATTTTTTTGTTCTTTAAAGCAACGACAAGAGATTACAAAACTAACAGTCTGGTTTTCTCCGTATAGATTAGAGGAAAAGTAAGGTGTCATGTGAAGGGAGGCTCATGTCACATGCTACTCTACAAGAACAGGTTGTTGCTTGCCGGAGGAACAGGTCACGCTTATGATCAGTCCCCCCCTCGCTACCCATGAGATCAAGGTATCAAGCAATTAATTAGATGTATTTTTCGTCTCCGGTGACCTTTTTTTAACTCTTCCTTTTGCTGAACAAACGTTAGCCAGGTTGGGAAATCACATGGATCGATACGCTTAAGGTAGCAAGAGCTGTTTATCAGATCACATGCGTTGTGAGAAAGAGAAATTATTCCTTCTTTAGAAGCGATGGAAAATGTATTCTTTGGACGCTGCTGGGAGTTTCATATCAAGACACAAGTTTACGCGGACTAGTTCGCGCTTAATAATGTATTCTGCTGAAAAGGCATATTTTGCTAAATAATTTGCATGGGATGTGTATTTAAATGGCAGTTGATCCAGCTCTACTATTTTTTGCTAGATCTCTCGAAAAGCACACACAGAAAATAAGCATGACAATAATTGAGTAACATAATTGCAATTAAAATAACAAAAAGAGAAATTCATAAAGATGTGTAGTGGTGTGCCGACTTCACAGGCACTCACTCATGTCACTTTACGTTCCCCTCTTTTCTTCGGTTCAAATTGACCTTAGAAGGCTTCAGGAAGGGTATATCCTTTTCTTGGGTCACATCCAACCCATCTGTTTCGTAGGGGGAAAAAAGGGTGAGGACGAATTTACAGCTAAATTGACATGTACTGACTAGACTACCTGGTGTGAGTACAGTTCCAGGAACCAGCTGCAAATGCTAGTTTAAATTAAGTGGCTGCTGTTGCATCTGGATTAGGCAGCTGTAGGGTGTGATATGAGGTGAGATTGTTAGGCTGCCTGGTGGCTGCTGGCTGATGTGTCCATGCAAAGATTCCATCATGCTCCGCAGCCTGCAGGGCCCCACACATAATAACGGTATACAATGACAGCCACGCCGATCGGATAAAGAAACAAGGCAGCAACTGTGCCTGTCGATGGTGCATGATCTGTTTCTGTTTACAGCGGGTGTGAGCACTGAAGCCAGGTGGGCGACATCTGCACAGTGAGGGTTCCAGCTTGCCGAATTCCGGTGTCCTGACGATGATTGAGATGGTTATTTCGATGGAGGCGCCGGCGACCCTACGAAGTTGTTCGTGGCTACGCGCGAGGTAGGGCGTTTTAGCGGCATGGATCTACGTGCTGAATGGAGGCTCAGCTTGCGAAATCTGATCCCGGAAATCTGAGAGCTTGGCGTGATGGCGTCCGAGCTCCGCACTGGATGGATACGGGCAGGGGCTCGCCTGATCTCTCATCCATATGTCGATCCACCCCATCCAAGTGGGAGCCAATAATTCGTCGCCCCCAAGTACACATGGACGCATGTGGCATTGAAAACATTTCTCTCCCTTTTCCTTGAAAACTATAAGCTCCGGGCAAAGCCGGTGCTGGTCCCCTCTCCGTCTCCCTCCTCTATCCGCGGTGCATCTCCGTGCCTACCGAAGCCGACGAGCCCAAACGGAAAAGAGCAGCTACGGGGACGGCGGGCTCGTGCCGGGCCAGCGCGGCACACATGCCgatggacgacgacgaggaggacgccgcttTGCCAGTTCGCCGTGCCGGCCCCAACGCAACGCAATCCAGTGAAAAACAAAAGATGGCTGGCAGGAATATCTCTGCTGCATCGCCTGTGCCCAGCCAGGGTAGGGAACGGCGGGGGGCGGGGGCCAGTCGGTGGAGGCTGGCAGCAGGTCGCGCGTCCGTCAGGCGTCAAGTGCCCTCCGCGTCATGGGAGGTCATGTCATGTGTGGttgccggccgcgcccgctcgtgCGCCGCGCTGTCCCCGTGTGCGCTGCGCTTCGTTCCAGTTCGATCAGGCCGCCCGGCATGGGCCAAGCGGGCACAGGGTGTACCTACCCAACGTGCCTGGCGCGTTCCGTGCAACGAGCGCAGGGCCACACGGTTGTTAACGAGGCTAAATTTGTTATCGCCGAACTGTTCGTCTCGCCGTCATCTTTGGTTGCTTTGCTTTATATGATGGTGATGGCGACGCGGTTTACTGGGAAACGAAATGCGCGCGTGACGGTCCGAGGGGAAAAGGGCGGGGCGTCACGCACCCGAAAGATGCAGTCCAAGGTAGGGAAGGGCCCGGCGAGGTGGGAGGTGGTCCATCCACCGTGTCTGTTGTCCAGAGCTAGAGGGACGCCCTGAtctgacctgacctgacctgacctgacgGAAGTGTGGTTCCGGCCGGGTTGGGTTGGGGACGGATGGGGATGGTGGCCGTCCAGCTAGAGCGGAGAGGGACAGTTGGGTTTTAGGCGCCGGGCTCCTCCATGCATCTTGGATCCTATCAGGAACGGCAACTTTTTCCGGTAAGTAAACCTTTCGATTCAGACCACAGCTGGGCTTCGTCCTTGCGAGTTTTTGTGCGTCCGGAACCGGCTCTCGAGTCTTGATCGCCGTGACAACGACGGACATGAGTGAGTGTGTTACTAGTAGCAGCGGCGTCGTTCGCCTGTCCGGCCCGGGGCTCCCGGTAGTTGCAGAGCTTCTCGTGGCGAGCCCACGCGCCGACGCGCGCGTCGGGATTGGCATCTGGCGGAAGTGATCTGAATTGGGCGGGACCACTACCGTGGGACgccctcccttcccttcccttggTGCTTGATCCAATCATATCTGCGGCACGACAAGTGGCCACCGTTCCTCGAATCCTCCTCATCTCCTTCCCGTCCGTTCCTCCGTTCGCGACGCGCTACACGTGACCGTTATCGCCTTGGCCGTTCTCCCTTTTCCCGGTCTGTTCTGGGGATTCTCGTTCCAGCTACGCAAAGGAGTTGGTGTGTGCGTTCACTGTTAGCTCCAATCCATGCACGAGAGTTCTCACTGTCAGCTAAGCAGAGGAGCTAGCCTCCAGTCCGTGTAGAGAATTTCTGTAACCGCTCAACGCTACTGGAGGCCTGGAGCAGCTATAACTGGCACTGGCAGCCCAAAAAACTGGTTCTGAAGGTTCGAATGAACTGAGAACGTCTTGTTTTCAGAATTAAGATTCACGCGTTTTTACTTCAAGTTTCTAGTGAATGGCAGCTGTGTCTAGAACGCTGGAATTTTCTCTGGAGTCTTGTAGCGAGTAAACAGGTTCTTGTAAGTTCTCTGTTTTTATTTTGAACTCTGAAGACAACGAAGTGATTTGTTGAGCACTAGTAGCTCAAGGCAGCGCTTGGCATTTGGTGCGGCTGGACCGGGCGGGGCCTGTACCAAAATGCATTGCTGCAAGATGCCAAGGCCAGGCACACAGGTCCACTCGCTATTCATCACCAAACACTGCCATTAGTGCCACCCATCGAACACAATGACCCACAGCCGCTTGCCATGCACGATTAATCAGCCAGCCCTGCCTGCTTCTGATCAGATCAAGTACACAATTCAAATGATGCATCGGGCCAATGGTTTCAACTTTAGCAGAGATGACAGCCAACCTTCTCCGCGCTACAGTGAACATAGAGACACAGGCCAAACGAGAACAATCGCAACGCAGATTACACTGCTCCATCCGTATGTATCATGCATAGACACAGCCACCCAATGGCTCAATGAAACTCTGCAATTTCCGCTAGATTAACGACAGTAGATGGGCTACATCAAATACATTACTTCCTGAATAATTGTGGCTCGACTGGGGACGAGGAAGGTCATAATGCTACAAAGAGGCATGAAAACCGCTGATAGCACAACAATCAGCGCAAACCGAGGCCTGGGAGCGTTTTACACAATAACAATAAAGCTTGGCAGCTTCAGACCATGGGAAATCATGAGGATGATGAGTTGCCGTACTGCCATGGGTTGAACTTGATGGAAGTGACATCTGTCTCGTCACCGACACTGGAGCCATCGATGGCAGCCCGGTGCTCAGTATATTTGCCATTGTATTCATAAATCTCCAACTCACCCCAGGGAGTAGGGGCGACTACATCCGTCAAGTTAAACCATCTGGGTGTAAATTGCTCACCCTTGGCCTCACGAGTTCTTTTCTCAGCTCTCTGTTGTTCCTCCAGCCTGAAAAGTTTGGAGAAACTCAGGTGTAAGGACAAAACTAGAAGGCAGGCACCATGCTCAAAATTACAGCATCAAATAAAATGGGCGTACAAACGAGTGGTCTGAATTCAAGAAAAAGGGGCAGTACCTGCTCTTTTCTGCGCCAGACTTCGACATGTCACCCTTCTCGAGCGCGTATCGGTCAGGCCTCAACCGGGAATCAGATGGCAACAGCTTCTTAGGAGCAGTGTCAAAGCTATTTATTTTGTGAGCAAAGTGTGTGTACTGGTACTTGTCATTCTGTGGGGTTGGAGCAATCCTCCAGATCTGCAGTACGTTTAATGTATGAGCAGTTAAGTGGATCTGACATCCGCAAATATGGGACTGGCATTGCATGAATATAGCAGAAGTCCTAACTAGAAATGATAAGTGAAAGAAACTACCTCCTTCAGCTCAGTGCCTGGAATAGGTTCGCCCTCTTGATCACATGGTTGGCAGCTCATAAACGTATTCCATTTCCCTGTAATCATTATTTTGGGTTCTTCCTCTGCACTGTACACATACCCATCCACCTCATACCGGCCAGCCCTGAAATGTACAGTCTGTTGAGACAAACCCTTGGCAAAACAAAATTGAAAGAACTGACCCCACCCTCGAAACGAACTGTAGACAAAAAGTAGTATAATACTAAAACTGAATAATTGGCAACATGAACTGTCAATTACTGATGCAACAAGAAATTGATGGCCAAGATCATACCCGAACCAGCCGCATGGCTGGAAATATAGCACAGCTTTGTCTCCAGTTGTCAGGTTTGTCATGACCATCTCTCCAGGTGAGTCAACCCATGTGCGCCCAAATATCAGGTTGTTAACCtttgttggtggtggcaccaAATCCAAAACGACACCAGATTTTTTAAGTGTCACTCTAGTCCTGTGATATGGAAGTATATAACAGGGGTTAAATTTAGTGATTTCAATAACTGGTTCCAATGCAACCTTCAGAAAGATTTGCAGTTCATTATCAACTCAGCACAAGCCAGCTCCAAGAAACAAATACAATTCTAAATAATCACCTTCCAACTGGGTAAACTTCCAATGAATTTCCCAAGAATTTGGTCTTCAACTTAGATGTGATATCATAAGTAAAATGCTCATTCTCACAATGAGCAACACCCATTGGAGGATGATGGCTTACCTGAAAAAATAAGGGTAAAAAATGTAAAATTAGCAACATTTGTTGATGAAAGTTGTTGGCATTCCAGATATCTGCATTCGTATGGCTAACCTGCTCCGCAAGAAATGTAATGCCCTGGTGGTTAACCATTTCATAAGTCTCTCCAAGGATTGGATTGAAAGGCTTCCATGTACGCTGATATGCAAAGTAGACCGAAACAGCCCATGCAGCTGAAAAATTGACTAAAAGCTAAGTCAACCATGATACGGCATTAGAGTGGTGTTGCAGGTGAGGGAAGGAGAAACTCACAAGCATAAGCCATACGCATGCATGGATCCTCAGATTCATCTGCTTTGTCTAACAACTCACAGTATTCCATCAACTGCAGTCAGTAAGAACAGGTAAAAGCATCAGCACAAAATCATCACATGAAAGATAATGGGAAGTTCCTTTCCGTATGGGGCTCATTTAAGAACAGGAAGAGACTTATATAACAGAATGGGTGACTAAATCTCAGCTTTTAATAGGTCACCACAGCCATAAGGTAGCTTGTAAGATCATTATACCATACATTAGTAATTATTTGGTCAAGGGAAAAACTGCCACAACATCTACAGTTTATGCGCAGAAATATTTTTGAAAGTTGCAGAGGATCAAACAATTGCAGACACACCCTTTA encodes the following:
- the LOC101758106 gene encoding oxysterol-binding protein-related protein 3A, with protein sequence MGSKDQAGGAASSGGGFFSSFAAGVRSWGTAVHKSVNGLLGYEGLEVINPDGGTDDAEEEALRGRWKQEDRDSYWKMMHKYIGSDVTSLVTLPVIIFEPMTMLQKMAELMEYCELLDKADESEDPCMRMAYASAWAVSVYFAYQRTWKPFNPILGETYEMVNHQGITFLAEQVSHHPPMGVAHCENEHFTYDITSKLKTKFLGNSLEVYPVGRTRVTLKKSGVVLDLVPPPTKVNNLIFGRTWVDSPGEMVMTNLTTGDKAVLYFQPCGWFGAGRYEVDGYVYSAEEEPKIMITGKWNTFMSCQPCDQEGEPIPGTELKEIWRIAPTPQNDKYQYTHFAHKINSFDTAPKKLLPSDSRLRPDRYALEKGDMSKSGAEKSRLEEQQRAEKRTREAKGEQFTPRWFNLTDVVAPTPWGELEIYEYNGKYTEHRAAIDGSSVGDETDVTSIKFNPWQYGNSSSS